Proteins from a genomic interval of Synergistales bacterium:
- a CDS encoding glycine/sarcosine/betaine reductase component B subunit — protein MKLELHSIKVHALAWGEKTEINDGVLSINRQELIDHLSEDERLGGVDVELVHPGDSTRIIPVKDVVEPRCKLEGDSEVFPGFIGDVDSVGEGKTLVLSGAAVVTTGRIVATQEGIIDMSGPGAEYTPYSRTCNVTVILEPADPDLEKHSYEEACRMAGLKASTYLAKSAVSVSADAIGEYEFAPLSEGMSRYPELPRVAYMYMLQSQGLLHDTYVYGHDAKKTLPTLISPTEVFDGAVVSGNCVSACDKNNTYAHLNNPVIEGMFARHGKDFNFVGVILTNENVTLEDKERSSSYAVKLARLLGVDGVLISQEGFGNPDADLVANCWKAERSGIKTTLITDEYAGRDGASQGLADACKEGDAVVSVGNANETVDLPVMDKVLGYPEEADVIDGGWYGSLHEDGSISVEIQTIIGATNQLGYTNNGAYTL, from the coding sequence TTGAAACTGGAGCTCCATTCAATCAAGGTCCATGCTCTGGCCTGGGGAGAGAAGACGGAAATCAACGATGGGGTGCTCTCCATCAACAGACAGGAGCTCATCGATCATCTGAGTGAGGACGAGCGGCTCGGCGGCGTGGATGTCGAGCTCGTGCATCCCGGCGACAGCACGAGAATCATTCCCGTGAAGGATGTTGTGGAGCCGCGGTGCAAGCTTGAGGGAGACAGTGAGGTATTCCCGGGATTCATCGGCGATGTGGACAGCGTCGGCGAGGGCAAGACATTGGTCCTTTCGGGGGCGGCAGTGGTGACCACCGGCAGGATTGTGGCCACCCAGGAGGGCATCATCGACATGTCCGGCCCCGGGGCGGAGTACACGCCATACTCCAGGACCTGCAACGTGACGGTTATCCTGGAACCCGCCGATCCCGACCTGGAGAAGCACAGCTACGAAGAGGCATGCAGAATGGCGGGGTTGAAGGCCTCCACCTATCTCGCCAAGTCCGCCGTATCGGTGTCGGCCGATGCGATCGGGGAATACGAGTTTGCCCCTCTCTCCGAAGGTATGAGCCGCTACCCGGAGCTTCCCAGGGTTGCCTATATGTACATGCTGCAGTCCCAGGGACTGCTCCATGACACCTATGTCTACGGCCACGACGCAAAGAAGACCTTACCCACACTGATCAGCCCCACAGAGGTCTTCGACGGTGCGGTGGTCTCGGGCAACTGTGTCTCCGCCTGCGACAAGAACAATACCTACGCCCATCTCAACAATCCGGTGATCGAAGGCATGTTCGCCCGCCACGGCAAGGATTTCAACTTCGTCGGCGTGATCCTCACCAACGAGAATGTCACCCTGGAAGACAAGGAACGGAGTTCTTCCTATGCCGTCAAGCTGGCCCGACTCCTCGGTGTGGATGGAGTGCTGATCTCCCAGGAGGGCTTCGGCAATCCCGATGCAGATCTGGTGGCCAACTGCTGGAAGGCCGAGCGTTCCGGAATCAAGACTACATTGATCACCGACGAATACGCCGGCCGCGACGGCGCCAGTCAGGGCCTCGCCGACGCCTGCAAGGAGGGTGACGCCGTGGTGAGCGTAGGGAACGCCAACGAGACCGTCGATCTTCCCGTGATGGACAAGGTTCTGGGCTATCCGGAGGAGGCCGACGTCATCGACGGCGGTTGGTACGGATCACTCCACGAAGACGGAAGCATCTCCGTAGAGATCCAGACCATCATCGGAGCCACCAACCAGCTGGGCTACACGAACAACGGCGCCTACACCCTGTAG
- a CDS encoding GrdX family protein, with translation MGSCTTLVTNNPDFRPTVKSLELIDGNSLDVLVAVRDRVHRGARLLNHPLYGNLRPDQQRYRSLLLQERRGTAPDTPMPVHYPSLRLLEEALAVYRAYDNRLPGSGAFGRKADEDCRYLDKQLLLETLRQYSMLLDLDGS, from the coding sequence ATGGGCAGCTGCACCACACTCGTCACAAACAATCCCGATTTTCGCCCGACCGTAAAATCCCTGGAACTGATCGACGGAAACTCCCTGGATGTGCTTGTCGCGGTCCGCGACAGGGTGCACCGCGGAGCCCGGCTCCTCAACCATCCCCTCTACGGAAACCTCAGACCCGACCAGCAACGATACCGATCCCTTCTTCTGCAGGAACGGCGGGGCACGGCACCGGATACGCCAATGCCGGTGCACTATCCCTCGCTGCGATTGCTTGAGGAGGCCCTTGCCGTCTACCGCGCCTACGACAACAGACTGCCCGGATCCGGCGCCTTCGGCCGCAAGGCCGACGAGGACTGCCGGTATCTGGACAAGCAGTTGCTGCTGGAAACACTCAGGCAGTACAGCATGTTGCTGGACCTTGATGGGTCGTAA
- a CDS encoding sodium-dependent transporter codes for MSNGEQREQWSGRLGLILAAAGSAVGLGNIWRFSYITGEMGGAAFLLVYLIVIFVIGVSVMVAEFSIGRAAQRNAVGSFKVLKGGAWPIVGWMGVIAGFMILSFYGVIGGWTTPYIFKSFGSMMQQMSGAEIKAAGDMAGELFGGFVSNSVQVIAYQAAFMLVTILVIAKGVAGGIERCCKWLMPGLFVILIVLIIRAVTLEGSGAGLAFYLQPDFSKLNASVFFAALGQAFFTLSLGMGCMITYGSYIGKNEKLPVSAAQVAVLDTSVAFLAGLAIFPIVFAFGIPPSSGPGLTFISLPACFSHMPGGSFWSGLFFLLLFMAGLTSAISLLEVVVAYFRDELGWSRPKATWILGTVIFLIGIPSALSLGGNFPTIMGLSFLDLMDKTTANFLLPLGGLFISLFVGWVWLDGARKEVTNHGKIEFALLGAWVWVCRVIAPVAIAFIFYNKVVGF; via the coding sequence ATGAGCAACGGAGAACAGCGAGAACAGTGGAGCGGTCGACTCGGTCTGATCCTTGCGGCAGCGGGCTCGGCTGTCGGACTCGGGAATATCTGGCGTTTTTCCTACATCACAGGCGAGATGGGAGGCGCGGCCTTCCTGCTTGTCTATCTGATCGTGATCTTTGTCATAGGCGTCTCCGTGATGGTCGCCGAGTTTTCCATTGGACGCGCGGCACAGCGGAACGCAGTCGGCTCCTTCAAGGTCCTGAAGGGCGGAGCATGGCCGATCGTCGGCTGGATGGGGGTCATCGCCGGATTCATGATCCTCTCTTTCTACGGTGTCATCGGCGGCTGGACCACCCCCTACATCTTCAAATCCTTCGGCAGCATGATGCAGCAGATGAGCGGCGCGGAGATCAAGGCCGCCGGAGATATGGCCGGCGAGCTCTTCGGGGGTTTTGTCTCCAATTCGGTGCAGGTCATCGCCTACCAGGCCGCATTTATGCTCGTCACGATCCTGGTGATCGCCAAGGGCGTAGCCGGCGGTATCGAACGCTGCTGCAAATGGCTCATGCCCGGTCTGTTCGTCATTCTCATCGTACTCATTATCCGTGCGGTTACCCTGGAGGGCAGCGGTGCGGGGCTCGCGTTCTACCTGCAGCCGGACTTTTCCAAACTCAATGCGAGCGTTTTCTTCGCCGCACTGGGACAGGCCTTCTTTACCCTGTCTCTCGGGATGGGGTGCATGATCACCTACGGCAGCTACATCGGCAAGAACGAGAAACTGCCTGTATCCGCCGCGCAGGTGGCCGTGCTCGACACGAGCGTGGCCTTCCTGGCAGGGCTGGCGATCTTCCCCATTGTCTTCGCCTTCGGTATCCCCCCCAGTTCGGGCCCGGGGCTGACGTTTATCTCCCTGCCCGCCTGTTTCTCTCATATGCCCGGCGGATCGTTCTGGTCGGGGCTTTTCTTCCTGCTGCTCTTCATGGCCGGCTTGACCTCGGCGATCTCGCTTCTGGAGGTTGTGGTGGCCTACTTCCGGGACGAGCTCGGATGGAGCCGCCCCAAGGCGACCTGGATTCTGGGAACAGTGATCTTCCTGATCGGGATCCCCTCGGCGCTCTCTCTGGGCGGCAACTTCCCGACGATCATGGGGCTCTCCTTCCTGGACCTCATGGACAAGACGACGGCGAATTTCCTGCTTCCCCTGGGAGGGCTCTTTATCTCCCTCTTTGTGGGCTGGGTCTGGCTTGACGGGGCACGCAAGGAGGTCACCAACCATGGCAAGATTGAGTTTGCTCTGCTTGGTGCCTGGGTCTGGGTGTGCCGGGTCATCGCCCCCGTAGCCATTGCGTTTATCTTCTACAATAAAGTGGTGGGATTTTAA
- a CDS encoding HypC/HybG/HupF family hydrogenase formation chaperone yields the protein MCLAVPHTIIETDGETSALARAGNVEVSIRTDLLEGVVPGDKVLVHAGFAIEKLSQEDGEERERLWEELAAFAEGEPPVAHQ from the coding sequence ATGTGTCTCGCTGTGCCGCATACGATCATCGAAACCGATGGCGAGACCTCCGCCCTGGCCCGTGCGGGCAATGTGGAGGTCTCGATCCGGACAGATCTGCTGGAGGGGGTCGTCCCGGGCGACAAGGTGCTTGTCCACGCCGGATTCGCCATCGAAAAGCTCAGTCAGGAGGACGGCGAGGAGCGGGAGCGGCTCTGGGAAGAGCTCGCCGCCTTCGCCGAAGGGGAGCCCCCCGTTGCACATCAGTAA